GTTTCATTCTAAAGCTTCTGGAAATCACCCATCCCCAGCCTACTCCCAGCAACGCCATAGCCATGGCCCTGATTGAAAACGGCCTGGTTGTTAACCCGGATATCTCACGCTTTGTCTCATATCTCCAGGAAAAAGGATATATCGAGACGGTGGATATCAAGCTCAAGTCCCTGCGCTTTGATGGGGTGATGCTCAAATTGACGCCCCAGGGCGTAGACTTGCTGGAAGGTACCTTGGAGGATCCAGGAGTTGATATCTGATGGGAGAACAACGCGAAAGGGTCAGAATCAAATCCAGGGTTGATGAGCTGCCGGAAGATATCAGGCAAGTGTTGGATGAAAAAATAAACGATGTCACCGTATCCTACCAGGAAATAGCCGACCAAATCACAAAGATGGGTTACCCCATCAGCAAATCCAGTATCGGCAGGTATGCCATGAAGCAAAACGCAGCAGCCATGAGACTTAAAGAGGCATACGAAAAGACGCGGATGCTGGTTAACAGCATTAAGGAAAACCGGGATATTGATTCTTCAGAAGTGGCTACTGCCATTCTTATGGATGCCTTGACCCAAAGGATCGCCACCGCTGAAGAAGAGTTCGACAACATGCCCCTGGATAAGGCTGGCCGCCTGATCGCTTCCCTTCAGCGCAGCATCGTATACAAAGAGAAGTTTAAGCTGGAGTATGAAAAAGGTGTCGGTGACGCCTTTGAAATGTTTAAGAAAGAGATTCCGGAGGCTATCAAAAACGACCCGGAACTGTTGCAGGAGATGACCAGAATAATCAACATTGCCAAAGATAAGGTGCTGAAAAACAATGCTTGATTTTGGACTGTACGAACAGTTTGCCGGGCAAAGGGAACAGCCCTTCGAGGATTACTGTCGCAAACACATCGTACTGGATGACAAATCGCCCTACCACGTCACAAGCCGCCCTTTCATGAAAGAGATCCTGGATGCGGCTTTTACTCACCCGCACCTGACTATTTCCAAAGGTGCACAGACGGGCTTCAGTACCTTTTTCCTGGCCAGCTCTTTTTACCTGGTGGACGTCATGGCCGCTAACGTTATCTATTACCTTCCCACAGATAAGATGGCCAACCGGTTCGGGCAGACTCGCTTTGACCCGTATGTGCAGCGGAGCCCTTATTTAGAATCCCGGATGATGGGCACAGACCAGGCGGGCCTTAAACAGATCGGCACCCACTTCTTTTACATGCTTGGTCTGGTTTCCAAAACAGGAGCCATTTCCATTCCGGCTGATGCCATACTTTTCGATGAGGTTGCCCTGATTAACCGGGAAAACATGGACCTGGCCCAAGACCGGATACTCGCCTCCAAGCTTGGCTGGCAGCGCTACTTCTCTACTCCTCTATTTGAAGAGGACGGCATCGATGAGCTGTATCGGGAAAGCGATATGCGCAAGTGGGTGGTCACCTGCCAGGGCTGCAATAAGGAATCTATCGTAGAAGAAGACTTTCCGGAAAACATTTGGTCTCAAAACGGCAATGTCATCCTGGTATGTGTTAAATGCGGTAAGCCCCTAGATGTAGCCAGGGGGCGCTGGGTGGCTGAACACCCCGACAGGATAAACCGCTGCGGCTTCCGGGTACCGCAGCTGATTATACTTGATACCAGGCTGGATTTAATTTGGGATCGCTGGATAAAGTCCGAAGGCAAACCATCCAAACGGGCCAGGGTGAAACGTTCCGCCCTAGGGATTGCCGACAGCGGCAACATGCAGCCGGTGACCGGCAAAGTCCTCGAGATTGTTGAGGCAGCCGGTGACTACTACTTCCAGGATGGCTCAGACGAGATCTGCGGCATAGGCATCGACATGGGCGACCGGGCGCATATAGCTGTGGCTGCCCCCTTGGGAGAAGGGTTTAAAATCATAGCCGCCTGGCACGTTGACGTGGAAGAACTGCTGGAGATGATCCCGAGACTGGAAAAAGCATATAACGTTGGCGCCCTTGTTATAGACGCCATGCCGTATAAAACCGAATCAAAGCGTGTGGTTAGGGCGCTGCAGAAGGCTATCGGATATATTCAATACTTCAAATCGGTCTTCAAAGAAACAACTGAAGGCGAAGACGAAAAAGAAGTCCGTGTCGTCCAGGTTGACCGGGACGAATCCCTGGATGAGACCACCTCCTTCTTTGTGACCAACCCTCCCCAAGCTCTGCTCTTTAAGCCACGGGATACACAAGAAGAAATGGTACTGGATGAGGTTAAGAGGCACTTAAAAAAATTAGTCAAGGAAGAAATAGTGGGTCCGGACGGGCAAAAGCGAATCAGCTACAAGAGGAACGTTGACAATCACTTCGGCATGGCTATCAACTCGGCCAGGATTGCTCTTGACCTGGCCCTGGGATTTAACCGGCTATCCGGACCTATTGAATATACCTCCCTGGCCAAGCGGAGATTCGCACGAAAGGGGGCATTCTAAATGGGTGTTATCTACGGCCCTGACGGCAAAGAATTGAAAATAAACAAAGCCCAGGAGAAGCCAATCCTGGATAGGGAAATCGCCGTGGTATCGGTGCGTGATAAATGGTCAAGCTATCCCTCTCAAGGGCTGAACCCTCAGAGGCTGGCTGCAATCTTCAAGGAAGCCGATGCCGGGGACATCTTCAGGCAGTCAGAGCTTTTTGAGGAAATGGAAGAAAAAGACCCCCACCTCTTTTCCGTCCTGCAGACCCGGAAGAATTCAGTCCTGGGCTTGGACTGGGAGATCATGGCCTACAGTGATGAAGCCCAGGATAAGAAGGTTGCCGAGTTTATCCAGTCGGCTTTTGAGTTCGAAGGTTTAGAGGATGCCATGCTCGATCTTCTGGATGCCATAGGAAAAGGCTTCGCTGCAACGGAAATCATGTGGACCATTAAAGACGGTAAGGTTTTAGTGGACAAACTTCTGTGGCGGCATCAGAAGAAATTCACCTATGACGACCTGGACAACTTGAAGGTATTAACAGCCGAAAATCCGGTCAGAGGCGAAGACCTCCCGCCTTTCAAGTTTGTGGTCCATAAGTACAAAGCCAGAAGCGGCTATCCTTCCAGGGCCGGAATCCTAAGGGTCTGCGCCTGGATGTATCTCTTCAAGAACTATAGCATCAAGGATTGGGTCACCTTTGCCGAGGTTTATGGAATGCCGCTTAGGTTAGGCAAACATGAGCCAAACGCCACCCAGGAAGTCAAGGATGCACTTATTCAAGCAATTCAGTCCTTGGGCACCGATGCGGCCGGCATCATCTCTAAGAACACGGAAATTGAGTTTGTCTCAGCCATCCGGGGGACAAGCGATGTTTACAGAACATTGATTAACTTCTGTAATGCGGAGATCTCCAAGGCCGTCTTAGGCCAGACGCTAACTACCGAAGTCGGTGACCGGGGAAGCTATGCGGTCTCAAAAACCCATAACGAGGTTCGCCAGGATCTGAAAGAAGCTGACTGCAAAGCCCTGGCCGAAACCCTGCGTAAACACCTGATTCACCCCCTGGTCTATTACAATTACGGACCCCAGGCTGCAGCCAGGCTCCCATGGTTCAAGTTCCATTTTGAGGAACCGGAAGACCTGGCGGAAACAGCCAAGACATACAGTATT
The sequence above is a segment of the Peptococcaceae bacterium genome. Coding sequences within it:
- a CDS encoding phage terminase large subunit family protein is translated as MLDFGLYEQFAGQREQPFEDYCRKHIVLDDKSPYHVTSRPFMKEILDAAFTHPHLTISKGAQTGFSTFFLASSFYLVDVMAANVIYYLPTDKMANRFGQTRFDPYVQRSPYLESRMMGTDQAGLKQIGTHFFYMLGLVSKTGAISIPADAILFDEVALINRENMDLAQDRILASKLGWQRYFSTPLFEEDGIDELYRESDMRKWVVTCQGCNKESIVEEDFPENIWSQNGNVILVCVKCGKPLDVARGRWVAEHPDRINRCGFRVPQLIILDTRLDLIWDRWIKSEGKPSKRARVKRSALGIADSGNMQPVTGKVLEIVEAAGDYYFQDGSDEICGIGIDMGDRAHIAVAAPLGEGFKIIAAWHVDVEELLEMIPRLEKAYNVGALVIDAMPYKTESKRVVRALQKAIGYIQYFKSVFKETTEGEDEKEVRVVQVDRDESLDETTSFFVTNPPQALLFKPRDTQEEMVLDEVKRHLKKLVKEEIVGPDGQKRISYKRNVDNHFGMAINSARIALDLALGFNRLSGPIEYTSLAKRRFARKGAF
- a CDS encoding DUF935 domain-containing protein — protein: MGVIYGPDGKELKINKAQEKPILDREIAVVSVRDKWSSYPSQGLNPQRLAAIFKEADAGDIFRQSELFEEMEEKDPHLFSVLQTRKNSVLGLDWEIMAYSDEAQDKKVAEFIQSAFEFEGLEDAMLDLLDAIGKGFAATEIMWTIKDGKVLVDKLLWRHQKKFTYDDLDNLKVLTAENPVRGEDLPPFKFVVHKYKARSGYPSRAGILRVCAWMYLFKNYSIKDWVTFAEVYGMPLRLGKHEPNATQEVKDALIQAIQSLGTDAAGIISKNTEIEFVSAIRGTSDVYRTLINFCNAEISKAVLGQTLTTEVGDRGSYAVSKTHNEVRQDLKEADCKALAETLRKHLIHPLVYYNYGPQAAARLPWFKFHFEEPEDLAETAKTYSILVGEIGLPVSKDHLYEKFGIPKPTANEEVVVPPSYQQLPLKAPLKQRYALSDKPPRRPQRAVDKLADICVAAGISPLDEMIGPVMNLILQASSLEELRDTLIDTYAGMDTAELEELIARALFIADLYGRWTVNGGI
- a CDS encoding DUF3486 family protein, which codes for MGEQRERVRIKSRVDELPEDIRQVLDEKINDVTVSYQEIADQITKMGYPISKSSIGRYAMKQNAAAMRLKEAYEKTRMLVNSIKENRDIDSSEVATAILMDALTQRIATAEEEFDNMPLDKAGRLIASLQRSIVYKEKFKLEYEKGVGDAFEMFKKEIPEAIKNDPELLQEMTRIINIAKDKVLKNNA